TCTCGGCGACGACGAGGATGCGGTACTCGCGCTGCGTCGCCGTTCCGCCCGTGCGCACGGCCTTGTCGTCCTTGCGCGTGTACGCGAACGCCTTCGGCAGCGCGGACTCGGAGAGGCCGCCGTTCTCCTTCGGCTCGGTGGTCTCCTCGCCGTCATACGTCAAGCTGCCGGAGAACGCCACCAGGACGCCGGGGTCGGCGTACGCGTTGTCGCCGATGTACTTCCTGATGGCACGAGCCATTTGTACGGCGCTGTGCCGGGAGGCCGTCACCACCATGGTCTTGGCACGCCCGCCGAGCCGGCCGGTGGTGTGCGTGCGGAAGTGTTCGACGATCACTTGCGCCTGTTGCGTCACGGTGGAGTCGTGCGTGAGCGCGTACCGGGCGAGCAGTGGGTTCGCCTTGGACGGGTCCACCTCGCGCTCGTCCGGGTTCTTGTTCACCAGCTTCCAGTACGTGTCGTACGTGACGTAAGTGCGCAGGGGATCGAGGATGAAGCCTTCCTCAATGGCCTGGCGCATCGAGTACGTGTGGAAGGGAACGTACGTCGGCTTGCCGTTGACGGTGTCCAGGGTGCCGAAGAGTTCGAGCGTCTTGGCCTTGGGCGTGGCCGTGAACGCGAAGTAGGAGAGGTTGGAGGCCTTGCTGCGTTGAGTGGCCTTACGGATGAGCTTGGCATCGGTGGTGGCAGTCGCCGCTTCCACCTCGGTTGCCCCGGCGTCGGTGGAGTCCGAGTCCAGGCCGAGGTCACGCAATGCCGCGCGTACGGCTGTGGCTGCGTCGCCGGACTGCGAGGAGTGGGCCTCGTCCACGATGATTGCGAAGTTGCGACCCTGGATCTCGGTGGGGTTGCGGCGCAGGTAGTCGATGAGGGCGGGGAAGGTGTGCAGCGTGACTGTGATGATCTTTCCGGTCTCGCGGGACAGCGCCTTGGCGAGCTGGTCGGACTTCGCGCCGTGCTTCTCGTCGATCTTCACGACCAGGCCGGCCGTCTTCTCGAAACTGCCGACTGTCTCGCGCAGTTGGGCGTCGAGATTACGACGGTCGGTGATGATCACGACCTTGTCGAAGACGGGCACACCGGGCTTGAGTCCGGCGGCCAGGGCGTCGGGGTCGATCTCGGCTGGATCGGTGGGGGTGTGCAGCGACGACAGGCGGTGCGCCAGCCACCCGATGGTGTTCGACTTGCCCGAGCCTGCGGACGCCATGCCGAGGTAGTTGTGACCGGCGCCGTGGCGGGCCGCGTGGTCGGCGAGCTTCTTGACGATGTCCCACTGGTGGTAGCGCGGGAAGATCAGCTTCTTGCGTGTCCGCCCGTCCGGGCTCTTCTCCTTGCTGAGGTGCACGAACCGCTCGATCAGGTCGAGCCAGGTGTGCCGCTCCCAGATCTGCTCCCAGAGGTACGAGGTCGCGTACGTCCCCGGGACGGTGGGCGCCGGATTCCCGGCACCACCGGGCTTCCCCGGGCCCTCCGATCCTGTATTGAACGGGAGGAACCGCGTCAGCTTGCCGCGTAGTTCGGGCGCGACGTACACCATGTCCGTGTCCACGGCGAAGTTCGCGATGACGCGGCGGGCGAAGATCAATTCAGTGGGGTCCCGCTCGAGTCGGTACTGCTCCTTGGCGTGCTCCGCCCCCTGCCGCGTGAGGGCGTTCTTCAACTCGGCGGTTGCCAGCGGGATCCCGTTGAGGAACAAGGTGAGGTCCAGCTCGTTGCCCTTGTCCGCCTGCTTCGCCGCGTACTGCAACTCCTTGACGAAGGTCAGCCGGTTCGCCCGGTAGTCGTCCAGGACGGCGTCCGACGCGACGAGCGACGGCTTGAAGTAGGCGAGCCTGATCAGGACGCCGTGGTCCTTCACGCCCTTGCGGAGTACGTCCAGCACACCGTCGGTTCCAATCGCCTGGTCCACACGCTTGGCGAACCCGGCCTGGGCTGTGTTGGGATCCCCGCCGTACAGGGCAATCAGCTCGGCCCAATCGTCGGCCTGGGTTTTGCCGATGAAATCGAAAAGCTGGGCTGTGTCCAGGCCTAGTTGGGGGCGGTAATCCTGTCGGTTTCCTTCAGACCAACCGCGCTTGAGCAAAGCGGCGACTATTGCGTTTCCGAAGGCTGCTTCGTCGTGGACGGGCATGAGCGGTTATTCCCCCCGGCTTCCGGTGGCCTGATAGGTGATGTCGCGGCAGAAAACTGTCGATGGATGCAAGTTGGTGCGGACAAGGTCGAGGTCCGTGTCTTGGGCCTGACCTTGCCGTCGCGTAACGTCTAGCGATGGGTTTGTGGTTGTCTAGCCGAACACGTGCGATGAACGGAGGTGGTCGGCGGAGCGCGGCGGGGCTAATGGCACGATCATTCCTCGATTCCTCGTCCGCTGGCGGTGGACACGTCGATCTGACCGGTGACGGCGGCGATGATCAGGGCTTGGCGCCGTTCGGCGAGGACCGATTTCTGACGCTCCAGGTTGCTGCTCAGGCGCCTCATGGAGTCCTGAATGCGAGTGATCTCCCGGACCAAGTGTTTCCGTTCCTTCGGGTCTGATGGCCAGGTCAGCGCGAAATTGCCCAAGTCTTCCATGCCGAGCGTCGGTTGAGCCGTATCTGTGCTCGTGGCGACGAGGGCTTGCTGGTGGAAGGCGCTCGTGCCGAGCCAGGACTTGACGAGTTCCACCTCTACCTCGGGAACGAAACGCATCGAACACACGGCTCGCGCGATGTTCGCACCATCCAGGCTCGCGGGGGCGATCGCCGCACGTCCGAGCGTTCCCACAACGCTCATCAGCAGATCGCCTGGCTGTACGACGCTTCTGGCGTACTGCGCTGACAGTTCGCTCGGAATATTGCGCAGGCCGTCGGCCCGCCCCTCCAGATCCAGGAGGTCGTTGACTCGGATGAACGGGACGCCTTCGTCCGTGAACACCGGAACCAGAACGCCGTAGCGCGGGCGCACAGAGAAGAGGTATTTGAGCCGCGTCGGAGTTGCGGATCGCGCCTCTCGGAACGATAGGTCGAGCATCGCTCGTTCGCGTGCTGCGAGGAGGTTCAGCTGCGCGGACCGAGTGGTGTCCAAAGAATCGATGCTGGCGGTCTCGGCGTCGAGGAAGTCTGCGATGCGGCGCTGTTCTTCCAGTGGCGGCACTGGAACGGGCGCATCGCCTAGACTCTCGCGGTTCAACTCGATCTGGTTCGTGGCCCCAACTGCGAGCGCTGCGTACACGTACTCCTGGAACGGCTGTGAGCCAAGCCAATAATAGGCGAACCTGGGATGCAGTTCATCACTTTTCGTTCGCGCGATTGTGACGTGACTGTCGGCCATGCATGGAATGTCATCGGGTGCGCCAGTGAAGAAACCAACTCGACCGAGAGTTCCCGTCCCAGTTGAGTTGATCAGGACGTCTTCCTGCCGCAGGTATCCCTTCAGCTTCGTCGCGTTACCGTCATAGTTATGAAACCGGGTACGAGACCAGTCAAGTCCGGCACTTTGATTTGCAGCCTGGCTGATTGCGCGTACTGGTCCGTTGTCCACGTAATTCGGGGCGGATCCGCGATTCAGCAGGCACGTCATGTGCTTTAG
This DNA window, taken from Streptomyces nitrosporeus, encodes the following:
- a CDS encoding restriction endonuclease subunit S, which codes for MTSVLGASLPNRWGASRLKHMTCLLNRGSAPNYVDNGPVRAISQAANQSAGLDWSRTRFHNYDGNATKLKGYLRQEDVLINSTGTGTLGRVGFFTGAPDDIPCMADSHVTIARTKSDELHPRFAYYWLGSQPFQEYVYAALAVGATNQIELNRESLGDAPVPVPPLEEQRRIADFLDAETASIDSLDTTRSAQLNLLAARERAMLDLSFREARSATPTRLKYLFSVRPRYGVLVPVFTDEGVPFIRVNDLLDLEGRADGLRNIPSELSAQYARSVVQPGDLLMSVVGTLGRAAIAPASLDGANIARAVCSMRFVPEVEVELVKSWLGTSAFHQQALVATSTDTAQPTLGMEDLGNFALTWPSDPKERKHLVREITRIQDSMRRLSSNLERQKSVLAERRQALIIAAVTGQIDVSTASGRGIEE
- a CDS encoding type I restriction endonuclease subunit R, whose protein sequence is MPVHDEAAFGNAIVAALLKRGWSEGNRQDYRPQLGLDTAQLFDFIGKTQADDWAELIALYGGDPNTAQAGFAKRVDQAIGTDGVLDVLRKGVKDHGVLIRLAYFKPSLVASDAVLDDYRANRLTFVKELQYAAKQADKGNELDLTLFLNGIPLATAELKNALTRQGAEHAKEQYRLERDPTELIFARRVIANFAVDTDMVYVAPELRGKLTRFLPFNTGSEGPGKPGGAGNPAPTVPGTYATSYLWEQIWERHTWLDLIERFVHLSKEKSPDGRTRKKLIFPRYHQWDIVKKLADHAARHGAGHNYLGMASAGSGKSNTIGWLAHRLSSLHTPTDPAEIDPDALAAGLKPGVPVFDKVVIITDRRNLDAQLRETVGSFEKTAGLVVKIDEKHGAKSDQLAKALSRETGKIITVTLHTFPALIDYLRRNPTEIQGRNFAIIVDEAHSSQSGDAATAVRAALRDLGLDSDSTDAGATEVEAATATTDAKLIRKATQRSKASNLSYFAFTATPKAKTLELFGTLDTVNGKPTYVPFHTYSMRQAIEEGFILDPLRTYVTYDTYWKLVNKNPDEREVDPSKANPLLARYALTHDSTVTQQAQVIVEHFRTHTTGRLGGRAKTMVVTASRHSAVQMARAIRKYIGDNAYADPGVLVAFSGSLTYDGEETTEPKENGGLSESALPKAFAYTRKDDKAVRTGGTATQREYRILVVAEKYQTGFDQPLLTTMYVNKKLAGISAVQTLSRLNRTADRKSQADLAVLDFVNDAEDIKESFRPYFEEANTLPSDPNLLYTAQSHVMRVDIFVEEEMRRFADAYLAAEEKAAGSAARWEKLHAELYRHLDPAVKRFTELLDRKDEAGDPDEEAAEAAEQFRADLNDYVRKYGFLSQIVPYRDADLECLYLYGRHLLNRLPRRGDGGVDIGDVDLSHLRIQRTGQHDLALTAEGAAELRGFGEGGGGAKEQEKSLLSELIEKFNDKFGTDFTDQDVITPFSEAKADPKVRAAAVNDEENFGLVFDEVFEDKMAEHIDTIADMGRQYFSHDDSFKQSLNQSARRAAWRMIRREENIDDDAA